Proteins encoded in a region of the Bradyrhizobium sp. CB3481 genome:
- a CDS encoding superoxide dismutase, which translates to MSSMSRRHLMFAATGLAAAVAAPRLVFAQAAAPAPAEAPTGPFTLPALTYPTNAFEPHIDAKTMEIHHGKHHAAYVANLNNVAKTNPQLGTAKIEDVLGNLNALDDSIKFTVRNNLGGHANHTMFWEIMGPNGGKPEGEVLAAIDRDLGGMEKFQNDFNAAGGRQFGSGWVFVTVNKDGKLAIETRPNQDNPMMDGKRALMGNDVWEHAYYLNYQNRRADYLKAWWNTVNWAKIAERYAAAKAGTLGV; encoded by the coding sequence ATGTCATCCATGTCCCGGCGCCATCTGATGTTTGCTGCAACCGGTCTTGCAGCTGCGGTTGCAGCCCCACGTCTCGTCTTTGCGCAGGCGGCCGCTCCTGCCCCGGCGGAGGCCCCGACCGGCCCCTTCACGCTGCCGGCACTGACCTATCCGACCAATGCGTTCGAGCCCCACATCGACGCCAAGACGATGGAAATCCATCACGGCAAACACCACGCCGCCTACGTCGCCAATCTCAACAATGTCGCCAAGACCAACCCGCAGCTTGGGACGGCGAAGATCGAGGACGTGCTCGGCAATCTGAATGCGCTCGACGACAGCATCAAATTCACCGTCCGCAACAATCTCGGCGGCCATGCCAACCACACCATGTTCTGGGAGATCATGGGCCCGAACGGCGGCAAGCCTGAAGGCGAAGTGCTCGCCGCGATCGACCGCGACCTCGGCGGCATGGAAAAATTCCAGAACGACTTTAACGCCGCCGGCGGACGCCAGTTCGGCTCCGGCTGGGTGTTCGTCACCGTCAACAAGGACGGCAAGCTCGCGATCGAGACCCGGCCGAACCAGGACAATCCGATGATGGACGGCAAACGCGCGTTGATGGGCAACGACGTCTGGGAGCACGCCTATTATCTGAACTACCAGAACCGCCGTGCCGATTATCTCAAGGCGTGGTGGAATACGGTGAACTGGGCCAAAATCGCCGAGCGCTATGCGGCAGCAAAGGCCGGCACGCTCGGCGTGTGA
- the katG gene encoding catalase/peroxidase HPI: MDDQTKCPFSGGNRARTNRDWWPDALDVSILHRNSDLSDPMGEAFDYAKEFKSLDLNAVIKDLHALMTESQDWWPADFGHYGGLMIRMAWHSAGTYRITDGRGGAGAGQQRFAPLNSWPDNANLDKARRLLWPIKQKYGRKISWADLMILAGNVALESMGFKTFGFAGGRADVWEPEELFWGPEGTWLGDERYSGERQLAEPLGAVQMGLIYVNPEGPNGNPDPVAAAKDIRETFFRMAMNDEETVALIAGGHSFGKTHGAGDPSLVGADPESGAIEDQGLGWKSKHGTGVGPDAITGGPEVTWTQTPTKFSNLFFKNLFENEWELTQSPAGAKQWRAKNAEATIPDAYDKSKKHVPTMLTTDLSLRFDPAYEKISRRFYEHPEQFADAFARAWFKLTHRDMGPIARYLGPLVPKETLIWQDPIPAVDHPAIGEADVAALKTKILGSGLTVPQLVSTAWASASTFRGSDKRGGANGARIRLSPQKDWEVNQPAELKTVLAKLEAIQKEFGKKVSLADLIVLGGVAAVEKAAKDAGVDVKVPFTPGRADASQDQTDVESFAPLEPRADGFRNYVNSKKHQFMKPEEALVDRAQLLRLTGPELTVLVGGLRVLGANFGGSKHGVFTDKPGTLTNDFFLNLLDMGTQWQPAGSDGVYEGRDRKTKAVKWTGTRVDLIFGSHAQLRAFAEVYGCSDSKEKFAKDFVAAWTKVMNLDRFDIA, from the coding sequence ATGGACGATCAGACAAAATGCCCGTTCTCGGGCGGCAATCGCGCGCGCACAAACCGTGACTGGTGGCCGGATGCGCTCGACGTTTCCATCCTTCACCGCAATTCCGATCTCTCCGATCCGATGGGCGAGGCGTTCGACTACGCCAAGGAGTTCAAGAGCCTCGACCTCAACGCCGTCATCAAGGATCTGCATGCGTTGATGACGGAATCGCAGGACTGGTGGCCAGCCGATTTCGGTCACTATGGCGGCCTGATGATCCGCATGGCCTGGCACAGCGCGGGCACCTATCGCATCACCGACGGCCGTGGCGGCGCCGGCGCCGGTCAGCAGCGCTTCGCGCCGCTCAACAGCTGGCCTGACAACGCCAACCTCGACAAGGCGCGCCGGCTGCTCTGGCCGATCAAGCAGAAATATGGCCGCAAGATCTCGTGGGCCGACCTGATGATTCTCGCCGGCAACGTCGCGCTGGAATCGATGGGCTTCAAGACGTTTGGTTTTGCGGGTGGCCGCGCCGATGTCTGGGAGCCGGAAGAGCTGTTCTGGGGACCTGAAGGCACCTGGCTTGGCGACGAACGCTATAGCGGCGAACGCCAGCTCGCCGAGCCGCTTGGCGCCGTGCAGATGGGCCTGATCTACGTCAACCCGGAAGGGCCGAACGGCAATCCGGACCCGGTTGCGGCGGCCAAGGACATCCGCGAGACCTTCTTCCGCATGGCGATGAACGACGAAGAGACGGTCGCGCTGATCGCCGGCGGCCACTCCTTCGGCAAGACCCATGGCGCCGGCGATCCGTCGCTGGTTGGCGCGGACCCCGAAAGCGGCGCCATCGAGGATCAGGGACTGGGATGGAAGAGCAAGCACGGCACCGGCGTCGGCCCTGATGCCATCACCGGCGGCCCGGAAGTCACCTGGACGCAGACGCCGACCAAGTTCAGCAATCTGTTCTTCAAGAACCTGTTCGAAAACGAATGGGAGCTGACGCAAAGCCCGGCCGGGGCCAAGCAGTGGCGGGCCAAAAATGCCGAAGCTACGATCCCGGACGCCTATGACAAGTCGAAGAAGCATGTGCCGACCATGCTGACCACCGACCTGTCGCTGCGCTTCGATCCGGCCTACGAAAAAATCTCGCGGCGCTTCTACGAGCACCCCGAGCAGTTCGCCGATGCGTTTGCGCGGGCCTGGTTCAAGCTCACGCACCGCGACATGGGCCCGATCGCGCGCTATCTCGGCCCGCTGGTGCCGAAGGAGACGCTGATCTGGCAGGATCCGATTCCGGCGGTGGATCATCCCGCGATCGGTGAAGCGGACGTCGCCGCGCTGAAGACGAAGATCCTCGGCTCCGGCCTCACCGTGCCGCAACTCGTCTCGACCGCATGGGCGTCGGCCTCGACGTTCCGCGGCTCCGACAAGCGCGGCGGCGCCAATGGCGCGCGTATCCGTCTCAGTCCGCAGAAGGACTGGGAGGTCAACCAGCCGGCCGAACTCAAGACGGTGCTCGCCAAGCTCGAGGCGATCCAGAAGGAGTTCGGCAAGAAGGTCTCGCTGGCCGACCTGATCGTGCTCGGCGGCGTTGCGGCGGTCGAGAAGGCCGCCAAGGATGCCGGCGTCGACGTCAAGGTGCCGTTCACGCCGGGCCGCGCCGATGCGTCGCAGGACCAGACCGACGTCGAGTCCTTTGCGCCGCTCGAGCCGCGGGCCGACGGCTTCCGCAACTACGTCAACAGCAAGAAGCACCAGTTCATGAAGCCCGAAGAGGCGCTCGTGGACCGGGCGCAATTGCTGCGGCTCACCGGGCCGGAGCTCACGGTGCTGGTCGGTGGCCTGCGCGTGCTCGGCGCCAATTTCGGCGGCTCCAAGCACGGCGTGTTCACCGATAAGCCCGGCACGCTGACGAACGACTTCTTCCTCAACCTGCTCGACATGGGTACGCAATGGCAGCCCGCCGGCTCCGATGGCGTCTATGAGGGCCGCGACCGCAAGACCAAGGCGGTCAAGTGGACCGGCACCCGCGTCGACCTGATCTTCGGCTCGCACGCGCAGCTCCGCGCGTTCGCGGAAGTCTATGGCTGCTCGGATTCGAAAGAGAAGTTCGCCAAGGACTTCGTGGCGGCGTGGACCAAGGTGATGAACCTCGACCGCTTCGACATCGCCTGA
- a CDS encoding LysR substrate-binding domain-containing protein: MFQITLRQLRYFDALARHGHFGRAAEACSISQPALSMQIKEMEEALGGVLLERGARQVSLTKFGEEIVQRVRDILRSVDELGDFARASQDRLAGRLRIGVIPTIAPYLLPKVIENLSRMHPELDIHVRETQTPRLIKEVTEGRLDTAIVALPVSQPSLTEVACFSETFLLVRPGWDEGTPVPSHESLREMRLLLLEEGHCFRDQALSFCNMQSSPPREVLDASSLSTLVQMVGAGIGVTLIPEMAVGVETRSASVSVARFKNPQPSRTIGMVWRKTSPLAGQLLQISEVVCLAADALRAQREAKSSSRKART, from the coding sequence ATGTTCCAGATTACGCTTAGGCAGCTCCGCTATTTCGACGCGCTGGCCCGTCACGGCCATTTCGGGCGCGCGGCCGAGGCCTGTTCCATCTCGCAGCCGGCGCTCTCGATGCAGATCAAGGAAATGGAGGAGGCCCTGGGCGGCGTGCTGCTGGAACGCGGCGCGCGGCAGGTTTCCCTGACGAAGTTCGGTGAGGAAATCGTCCAGCGGGTCCGTGACATCCTGCGATCGGTCGATGAGCTCGGCGATTTCGCCCGCGCCTCACAGGACCGGCTCGCCGGGCGGCTGCGCATCGGCGTGATCCCGACGATCGCGCCCTATCTGCTGCCGAAAGTGATCGAGAATCTTTCGCGCATGCATCCGGAACTCGACATTCACGTTCGCGAGACCCAGACGCCGCGGCTGATCAAGGAGGTCACCGAGGGCCGGCTGGATACCGCGATCGTCGCGCTGCCGGTTTCGCAACCCTCGCTGACCGAGGTCGCGTGCTTTTCGGAGACGTTTCTGCTGGTGCGGCCGGGCTGGGACGAAGGCACGCCGGTGCCGAGCCACGAAAGCTTGCGCGAAATGCGGCTGCTGCTGCTCGAGGAGGGCCATTGTTTCCGCGACCAGGCGCTGTCGTTCTGCAACATGCAGTCGTCGCCGCCGCGCGAAGTGCTGGACGCAAGCTCGCTGTCGACCCTCGTTCAGATGGTCGGCGCCGGGATCGGCGTCACCTTGATTCCGGAAATGGCCGTCGGCGTGGAGACACGATCGGCGTCGGTCTCGGTCGCGCGCTTCAAGAACCCGCAGCCGTCGCGCACCATCGGCATGGTCTGGCGCAAGACAAGTCCGCTTGCCGGCCAGCTGCTGCAGATCTCCGAAGTGGTCTGCCTCGCGGCGGATGCGTTGCGCGCGCAGCGCGAGGCGAAGTCATCGTCGCGGAAAGCGCGGACTTGA
- a CDS encoding glutathione S-transferase family protein, with translation MIKLYWSPRSRSFSAIWLLEESGLPYERVLTDISTGAQKAPEYLAINPMGKVPALQDGEAALGEAAAICAYIADRYPETNLAPDVTDPLRARYLQWLFFSPSCIEPAIIQIYTKLEVPPSTAAWGSATQTFDVLDAALQKGPWILGERFSAADITIGAGLNFAVRVFKIVPSRPSFDAYLDRIVSRPAFQRAEKIAAG, from the coding sequence ATGATAAAACTCTATTGGTCGCCCCGCTCGCGCTCGTTCTCCGCAATCTGGCTCTTGGAAGAATCCGGGCTGCCTTATGAACGCGTGCTGACCGACATTTCGACCGGCGCGCAGAAGGCGCCGGAATATCTCGCGATCAATCCGATGGGCAAGGTGCCCGCTTTGCAGGACGGCGAGGCTGCGCTCGGCGAGGCGGCGGCGATCTGCGCCTATATCGCCGACCGCTATCCGGAAACCAATCTCGCGCCTGATGTCACCGATCCGCTGCGGGCGCGTTATCTGCAGTGGCTGTTTTTCTCACCAAGCTGCATCGAGCCGGCGATCATCCAGATCTACACCAAGCTGGAAGTGCCGCCGAGCACGGCGGCATGGGGCAGCGCGACCCAGACCTTCGATGTGCTCGACGCCGCGCTGCAGAAAGGCCCCTGGATTCTCGGCGAAAGATTCTCGGCTGCCGACATCACGATCGGCGCCGGGCTGAACTTTGCGGTGCGGGTATTCAAGATAGTGCCGTCGCGGCCGTCATTCGACGCCTATCTCGATCGCATCGTGTCGCGACCGGCGTTTCAGCGCGCCGAGAAGATCGCCGCGGGGTGA
- the fabV gene encoding enoyl-ACP reductase FabV, whose translation MIIEPRVRGFICTTAHPAGCATNVREQIAYVLHQGPIAECPKRVAVLGCSTGYGLASRIVATFAGGADTIGVSLEREPTATRTGSAGFYNNRAFEIEAQKIGRSPLTLEGDAFSDELKKTFIDCVREKFGQLDLLVYSMAAPVRTDPVTGKTWRSAIKPLGAPVDIKTLNTETGEVYETTIAPASEDEATATVAVMGGEDWKRWIDQLADAGVLAPGFRTLNYTYIGSELTWPIYWHGTLGRAKVDLDRKAEEIRSRLGQDAARVVALKAVVTQASSAIPVVPLYGTVLFKVMKQLGLHEGCIEQIDRLFRMRLGPNAEVDDAMRLRVDDWELSPDVQKEVSRRWPLLSTETLGELADLPEYRREFLRLFGFGIDGVDYAADVDPRVVT comes from the coding sequence ATGATTATTGAACCGCGCGTGCGAGGGTTCATCTGCACGACGGCGCATCCCGCCGGCTGCGCCACGAACGTCCGTGAGCAGATTGCTTACGTTCTGCACCAGGGCCCGATTGCGGAATGTCCCAAGCGCGTCGCCGTGCTGGGATGTTCGACGGGGTACGGCCTCGCGAGCCGCATCGTTGCGACTTTCGCCGGCGGGGCGGACACCATCGGCGTATCATTGGAGCGCGAGCCCACAGCGACCAGGACAGGCAGCGCCGGCTTCTACAACAACCGCGCCTTCGAGATCGAGGCGCAGAAGATCGGACGGTCTCCCCTCACGCTCGAGGGCGACGCCTTCTCCGACGAGCTGAAGAAGACCTTCATCGACTGTGTGCGTGAAAAGTTCGGACAGCTCGACCTGCTGGTCTACAGCATGGCCGCGCCGGTCCGCACCGATCCGGTCACCGGCAAGACCTGGCGCTCGGCGATCAAGCCGCTCGGCGCTCCCGTCGACATCAAGACCCTCAACACCGAAACCGGTGAGGTCTATGAGACCACCATTGCACCGGCGAGCGAAGATGAGGCCACCGCGACCGTCGCGGTGATGGGCGGCGAGGACTGGAAGCGCTGGATCGACCAGCTCGCGGACGCCGGTGTGCTGGCGCCCGGCTTCCGGACGCTGAACTACACCTATATCGGCAGCGAACTGACTTGGCCGATCTACTGGCATGGTACGCTAGGTCGCGCCAAGGTCGATCTTGACCGCAAGGCAGAAGAGATCCGCAGCAGACTCGGCCAGGACGCCGCCCGCGTGGTGGCGCTGAAGGCCGTCGTGACGCAAGCGAGCTCGGCGATCCCGGTGGTGCCGCTCTATGGCACGGTGCTGTTCAAGGTGATGAAGCAGCTCGGGCTCCACGAAGGCTGCATCGAACAGATCGATCGCCTGTTCCGCATGCGTCTTGGCCCGAATGCCGAAGTTGACGACGCGATGCGCCTTCGGGTCGATGATTGGGAGCTTTCGCCGGACGTTCAGAAGGAGGTGTCGCGACGCTGGCCGCTGCTCTCCACGGAGACGCTCGGCGAACTGGCGGACCTTCCGGAATACAGGAGAGAATTTCTTCGCCTGTTCGGCTTTGGCATCGACGGCGTCGATTACGCGGCGGACGTGGATCCCCGCGTGGTCACGTGA
- the fabB gene encoding beta-ketoacyl-ACP synthase I, producing MKRVVITGMGIVSSIGNNTQEVLASLHDAKSGITRAAKYAEMGFRSQVQGAPTLNPTDVIDRRAMRFLGEGAAWNHVAMEQAIQDSGLTPAEVSDVRTGIIMGSGGPSARTIVESADITRTKGPKRVGPFAVPKAMSSTASATLATWFKIKGVNYSISSACATSNHCIGNAYETIQIGKQDVIFAGGCEELDWSLSVLFDAMGAMSSKYNDTPATASRPYDISRDGFVIAGGAGVVVLEELEHAKARGARIYAEVVGYGATSDGYDMVAPSGEGAERCMRMAMSTVKTPIDYINPHATSTPAGDPPEIEAIRKVFGTGEKCPPISATKALTGHSLGATGVQEAIYSLLMMNNGFVCESAHITELDPIFADMPIVRKRIDNAKLGTVLSNSFGFGGTNATLVFKRMDA from the coding sequence ATGAAGCGGGTTGTCATCACGGGGATGGGGATCGTCTCATCCATCGGAAACAACACCCAGGAAGTGCTTGCGAGCCTTCACGACGCGAAGTCCGGAATCACGCGCGCGGCGAAGTATGCCGAAATGGGCTTCCGTTCGCAGGTGCAAGGTGCGCCGACGCTCAATCCGACCGACGTCATCGACCGCCGCGCGATGCGCTTTCTCGGCGAGGGCGCGGCGTGGAATCACGTTGCGATGGAGCAGGCGATCCAGGATTCCGGCCTGACGCCGGCTGAAGTATCCGATGTCCGTACCGGCATCATCATGGGCTCGGGCGGGCCGTCCGCGCGCACCATCGTCGAATCCGCCGATATCACCCGCACCAAGGGGCCGAAGCGCGTCGGACCGTTTGCGGTGCCGAAGGCGATGTCGTCGACCGCGTCGGCCACGCTTGCGACCTGGTTCAAGATCAAGGGCGTGAACTACTCGATCTCCTCGGCCTGCGCGACCTCGAACCATTGCATCGGCAACGCCTATGAGACGATCCAGATCGGCAAGCAGGACGTGATCTTCGCCGGCGGCTGCGAGGAGCTCGACTGGTCGCTGTCGGTGCTGTTCGACGCCATGGGCGCGATGTCCTCGAAATACAACGATACGCCTGCCACTGCCTCGCGGCCCTACGACATCAGCCGCGACGGCTTCGTCATCGCCGGCGGCGCCGGCGTCGTGGTGCTGGAAGAGCTCGAGCACGCCAAGGCGCGCGGCGCGCGCATCTATGCCGAAGTGGTCGGCTATGGCGCGACGTCAGACGGTTACGACATGGTCGCGCCGTCGGGCGAGGGTGCCGAGCGCTGCATGCGCATGGCGATGTCGACCGTGAAGACGCCGATCGACTACATCAACCCGCACGCCACCTCGACGCCGGCCGGCGACCCGCCGGAGATCGAGGCGATTCGAAAAGTGTTCGGCACCGGCGAGAAGTGCCCGCCGATTTCGGCGACCAAGGCGCTGACCGGCCACTCGCTCGGCGCCACCGGCGTGCAGGAAGCGATCTATTCGCTGCTGATGATGAACAACGGTTTCGTCTGCGAGAGCGCCCATATCACCGAGCTCGATCCTATCTTCGCCGACATGCCGATCGTGCGCAAGCGCATCGACAACGCCAAGCTCGGCACCGTGCTGTCGAACTCCTTCGGCTTCGGCGGCACCAACGCCACGCTGGTGTTCAAGCGGATGGACGCTTGA
- the fabA gene encoding 3-hydroxyacyl-[acyl-carrier-protein] dehydratase FabA, giving the protein MLDRRSGYEYEDLLACGRGEMFGPGNAQLPLPPMLMFDRITEINDNGGEFGKGLIRAELDVKPDLWFFGCHFKNDPVMPGCLGLDAMWQMVGFYLGWIGGEGRGRALGLGDLKFSGQVLPNARKVVYNIDMKRVMRSKLVLGVADGWLSMDGEIIYRAKDLKVGLFKQGTEPA; this is encoded by the coding sequence ATGCTGGATCGGCGCAGCGGTTATGAATACGAGGATTTGCTGGCCTGCGGTCGCGGCGAGATGTTCGGCCCGGGCAATGCCCAGCTGCCGCTGCCGCCGATGCTGATGTTCGATCGCATCACCGAAATCAACGACAATGGCGGCGAGTTCGGCAAGGGTCTGATTCGGGCAGAGCTCGATGTGAAGCCCGACCTGTGGTTTTTCGGCTGCCACTTCAAGAATGACCCTGTCATGCCGGGCTGTCTCGGCCTGGACGCAATGTGGCAGATGGTCGGATTCTACCTCGGCTGGATCGGCGGCGAGGGGCGGGGCCGGGCGCTGGGACTGGGGGATTTGAAGTTCTCCGGCCAGGTGCTGCCGAACGCCCGCAAGGTTGTGTACAACATCGACATGAAGCGCGTGATGCGTTCAAAGCTGGTGCTCGGCGTCGCCGACGGCTGGCTTTCCATGGATGGCGAGATTATCTATCGCGCCAAGGATCTGAAGGTCGGACTGTTCAAGCAGGGCACCGAGCCAGCCTGA
- the irrA gene encoding iron response transcriptional regulator IrrA, translated as MNDQASPLNDDGIDPAARAAGHQPALTGCPWHDVNEMLQAAGLRPTRQRMALGWLLFGKGARHLTAEMLYEEATLAKVPVSLATVYNTLNQLTDAGLLRQVSVDGTKTYFDTNVTAHHHFYLENNHELVDIPDPHLVLSKMPDVPEGYEISRVDMVVRLRKKR; from the coding sequence ATGAACGACCAAGCCTCGCCCCTGAACGACGACGGTATCGATCCGGCCGCCCGTGCCGCCGGACATCAGCCGGCGTTGACCGGCTGTCCCTGGCACGATGTCAACGAGATGCTGCAGGCCGCGGGTCTTCGGCCCACCCGCCAGCGCATGGCTCTGGGCTGGCTGCTGTTCGGCAAGGGCGCCCGCCACCTGACCGCGGAAATGCTCTACGAGGAGGCGACACTGGCCAAGGTGCCGGTATCGCTGGCCACCGTCTACAACACCCTCAACCAGCTCACCGATGCCGGCCTGCTGCGCCAGGTCTCGGTCGACGGCACCAAGACCTATTTCGACACCAACGTCACCGCGCACCACCACTTCTATCTTGAGAACAACCACGAGCTGGTCGACATTCCCGATCCGCATCTGGTGCTGTCGAAGATGCCCGACGTGCCGGAAGGCTACGAGATTTCCCGCGTCGACATGGTCGTGCGGCTGCGCAAGAAGCGCTAG
- a CDS encoding SH3 domain-containing protein, translating into MALGRFCSVAVLAACWFFASVSTGFSAKDSATTSSGLPVPRYVSLKSDHVNVRAGPTKDNDVAWVYTRSGLPVEITAEFENWRRVRDSEGSEGWVYHSLLSGRRTAVVTMKSKDELASIYDRPDKTSAVAARLQAGVVAQVKKCANGWCRVIGNGFDGWIEQQRLWGVYADEKVD; encoded by the coding sequence ATGGCGTTGGGGCGTTTCTGTTCGGTGGCGGTGCTGGCGGCGTGCTGGTTTTTTGCTTCCGTCAGCACGGGATTTTCGGCCAAGGATTCGGCCACCACTTCGAGCGGCCTGCCGGTGCCCCGATATGTCAGTCTCAAATCCGATCATGTGAACGTCCGCGCCGGCCCGACCAAGGACAATGACGTCGCCTGGGTCTACACCCGCTCCGGCCTGCCGGTCGAAATCACCGCCGAATTCGAGAACTGGCGCCGCGTGCGCGATTCCGAGGGATCCGAGGGCTGGGTCTATCACTCGCTGCTGTCTGGTCGCCGCACCGCGGTTGTCACCATGAAGAGCAAGGACGAGCTGGCATCGATCTATGATCGTCCCGATAAGACCAGTGCGGTGGCGGCCCGCCTGCAGGCCGGGGTGGTCGCGCAGGTCAAGAAATGCGCCAACGGCTGGTGCCGGGTGATCGGCAACGGCTTTGACGGCTGGATCGAGCAGCAGCGCCTGTGGGGCGTCTACGCCGACGAGAAGGTGGATTGA
- a CDS encoding D-glycerate dehydrogenase, translating into MSVKKKPLVVVTRKLPDSIETRMRELFDARLNLDDTPMTPQQIAEASRSADVLVPTVTDMIDETMINHPDCKLRMIANFGNGVDNIDVTAAHARGITVTNTPKVLTEDTADMTMALILAVPRRLIEGATILPDGKNWPGWSPTWMLGHRIGGKRLGIIGMGRIGQAVARRARAFGLQIHYHNRRPVAPMIAEELGATYWESLDQMLARMDIISVNCPHTPATYHLLSARRLKLIRKDAYIVNTARGGVIDEDTLVKLLEAGDVGGAGLDVYEHEPAVNPKLVRLAKAGKVTLLPHMGSATIEGRVEMGEKVIINIRTFLDNHKPPDRVLPSML; encoded by the coding sequence ATGTCGGTTAAGAAAAAACCCCTCGTCGTCGTCACTCGCAAGCTGCCGGACTCGATCGAGACGCGGATGCGCGAGCTGTTCGACGCGAGGTTGAACCTCGACGACACGCCGATGACACCGCAGCAGATTGCCGAAGCCTCCCGCTCGGCCGATGTGCTGGTGCCTACCGTCACCGACATGATCGACGAGACGATGATCAACCATCCCGACTGCAAGCTGCGCATGATCGCCAATTTCGGCAACGGCGTCGACAATATCGACGTCACGGCGGCGCATGCGCGCGGCATCACGGTGACCAACACGCCGAAAGTTCTGACCGAGGACACCGCCGACATGACCATGGCGCTGATACTCGCCGTGCCACGGCGACTGATCGAAGGCGCAACGATCCTTCCCGACGGCAAGAACTGGCCGGGCTGGTCCCCGACCTGGATGCTCGGCCATCGCATCGGCGGCAAACGCCTCGGCATTATCGGCATGGGCCGGATCGGCCAGGCGGTCGCCCGCCGCGCCCGCGCCTTCGGCCTGCAGATCCACTATCACAACCGCCGCCCCGTGGCCCCCATGATCGCCGAGGAACTCGGGGCGACCTATTGGGAAAGCCTCGACCAGATGCTGGCGCGGATGGACATCATCTCGGTGAACTGTCCGCATACGCCGGCGACCTATCATTTGCTGTCGGCGCGGCGGCTGAAGCTGATCCGCAAGGACGCCTACATCGTCAACACCGCGCGCGGCGGGGTGATCGACGAGGACACGCTGGTCAAGTTGCTGGAAGCCGGCGATGTCGGCGGCGCCGGGCTCGACGTCTACGAGCACGAGCCCGCGGTGAACCCGAAGCTGGTGCGCCTCGCCAAGGCCGGCAAGGTGACGCTGCTGCCGCATATGGGCTCGGCCACGATCGAAGGCCGCGTCGAGATGGGCGAGAAGGTGATCATCAACATCAGAACCTTCCTCGACAATCACAAGCCGCCGGACCGCGTGCTGCCCAGCATGCTGTAA
- a CDS encoding LysR family transcriptional regulator: MKDFDLRDLDAFVAVARTRNFRRAATEQGVSVSSLSQRLRDMEERLGVRLMNRTTRSVALTEAGELLLARVAPAMSDVGAALDQVRGLRSVPSGRLRINAPPPAIDLVLAPMVAPFLQAHPKIDLEIVGDSSFVDIVAQGFDAGVRYGEHLAQDMIAVPLGAPQRYAVVASREYVAQHGRPKHPKELLEHSCIRTRFGSGAMLDWEFEKTGRVVKVSPPAKLVATYLGLALRAVHDGVGFWLTFEGYVRYGIKSGALVSVLDDWCPPFPGPFLYYPSRRQPPPALAAFVTFVAQWRRQERRKSEKSSVVPAKRSASRDP; encoded by the coding sequence ATGAAGGATTTCGATCTCCGCGATCTCGACGCGTTCGTTGCCGTGGCGCGCACGCGCAATTTCCGCCGGGCCGCCACCGAGCAGGGCGTCTCCGTCTCGAGCCTCAGCCAGCGCCTGCGCGACATGGAGGAGCGGCTCGGCGTCCGCCTGATGAACCGCACCACGCGCAGCGTCGCGCTCACCGAAGCCGGCGAGCTTTTGTTGGCCCGTGTTGCGCCCGCGATGTCCGACGTCGGCGCGGCGCTGGACCAGGTGCGCGGCCTCCGGTCCGTGCCGTCGGGGCGGCTGCGCATCAACGCGCCGCCGCCGGCGATCGATCTGGTGCTGGCGCCGATGGTCGCGCCGTTCCTTCAGGCGCATCCAAAAATCGATCTGGAAATCGTCGGCGACAGCTCGTTCGTCGACATCGTGGCCCAGGGTTTTGATGCTGGCGTGCGCTATGGCGAGCACCTGGCGCAGGATATGATCGCGGTCCCGCTCGGGGCGCCGCAGCGCTACGCGGTGGTGGCCTCGCGCGAATATGTCGCGCAGCACGGCCGCCCGAAACATCCGAAGGAGCTGCTCGAGCATTCCTGCATCCGCACCCGGTTCGGCAGCGGCGCGATGCTGGACTGGGAATTCGAGAAGACGGGCCGCGTCGTAAAAGTCTCGCCGCCGGCCAAGCTGGTCGCGACCTATCTCGGCCTTGCGCTACGCGCCGTCCATGACGGCGTCGGCTTCTGGCTGACCTTCGAGGGCTATGTTCGTTACGGCATCAAGTCGGGCGCGCTGGTCAGCGTGCTCGACGATTGGTGCCCGCCGTTTCCGGGGCCGTTTCTGTATTACCCGAGCCGGCGTCAGCCACCGCCGGCGCTGGCCGCGTTCGTGACGTTCGTCGCGCAATGGCGCAGGCAGGAGCGGCGAAAGAGCGAAAAATCCTCCGTCGTCCCGGCCAAGCGGAGCGCGAGCCGGGACCCATAA